The genomic stretch GTATTTGTAAACGTTGATGGTGGAGGTTATGCAGGTCAAGCTGGCGCTATCCGTCACGGTATTTCTCGTGCTTTATTAGAAGCTGATCCAGAATACCGCGTAACATTAAAACGCGCTGGTCTATTAACTCGTGACGCTCGTATGAAAGAACGTAAAAAATACGGTCTTAAAGGCGCTCGTCGTGCACCACAATTCTCAAAACGTTAATTTTATTATCGTTTCAACCCTTGG from Bacillus sp. 1780r2a1 encodes the following:
- the rpsI gene encoding 30S ribosomal protein S9, whose translation is MAQVQYYGTGRRKSSVARVRLVPGNGRVVINGREIEEYIPFAALREVVKQPLALTETVGNYDVFVNVDGGGYAGQAGAIRHGISRALLEADPEYRVTLKRAGLLTRDARMKERKKYGLKGARRAPQFSKR